A part of Thermotoga petrophila RKU-1 genomic DNA contains:
- the nagA gene encoding beta-N-acetylglucosaminidase, which translates to MDVDLGKLFFCGFNDFNEEVKEIIRKYRPAGILIYPGVLSKEYLLMDFMSFLSKEGDFLVSSDHEGGQLEVLKYVPSSPGNLAFGKNSPDVTYRYSKIAGKIMEIVGFNMVFAPVLDLLSEESSSVIDMRSYGSDPKIVAEHGAKACEGYLEGGVMPCIKHFPGHGRAREDSHLTLPVVDAPFEKLWEEDLLPFRKVLEREKKVTVMTAHVRYSSIDSLPATLSEKIITDVLRKKIGFDGLVISDAMEMSAVSNNFSVEEIVSLFLNAGGNMILLGDYRNLPVYYETLVKLLEDGKVQKDKVERSIRMVEKYLAFAKKNSGVGFLADSSAKAVEFLGFEKIDHTSEVTLLVPSSENLSQADTTGGDYDQIPEIVSRFFEVENVVRYTVEDGPEFVEGDLIFDFVADIPNEKALKAHLSLPAEKTVYFVLRNPFDVRYFEGRKIVVTRSTKPISIYKSLEHFLGRCDS; encoded by the coding sequence GTGGACGTGGATCTTGGAAAGCTGTTCTTCTGCGGTTTCAACGACTTCAACGAAGAAGTCAAGGAAATAATCAGAAAATACAGACCGGCCGGTATTTTGATCTATCCAGGAGTTCTTTCGAAAGAGTACCTTCTAATGGATTTCATGAGTTTTCTATCGAAGGAAGGAGATTTTCTCGTCAGTTCCGATCACGAGGGTGGCCAGCTTGAGGTGTTGAAATACGTTCCCTCGTCTCCGGGAAATCTTGCCTTTGGGAAAAACTCACCAGATGTGACTTACAGATATTCCAAGATCGCAGGAAAGATCATGGAGATTGTGGGGTTCAACATGGTTTTTGCTCCTGTTCTGGATCTTCTTTCTGAGGAAAGCTCTTCGGTGATCGACATGAGAAGCTACGGCTCAGATCCCAAAATCGTAGCCGAGCACGGGGCAAAAGCCTGTGAAGGTTATCTGGAAGGTGGAGTTATGCCCTGCATCAAGCACTTTCCAGGTCACGGAAGAGCAAGAGAAGACTCTCACCTCACCCTTCCTGTGGTCGATGCACCCTTTGAAAAACTCTGGGAAGAGGATCTTCTGCCGTTCAGAAAGGTGCTGGAAAGGGAGAAAAAGGTCACGGTCATGACGGCCCACGTCAGATACTCTTCGATAGACAGTCTCCCGGCTACTCTTTCGGAGAAGATCATAACGGACGTTCTCAGAAAAAAGATCGGTTTCGACGGTCTTGTGATCAGTGACGCTATGGAAATGAGCGCTGTGTCGAACAATTTCTCTGTTGAAGAGATTGTGAGTCTCTTTCTGAACGCGGGAGGAAACATGATCCTTCTCGGTGATTACAGAAATCTTCCGGTTTACTATGAAACGCTGGTGAAACTCCTCGAGGATGGAAAGGTCCAGAAGGACAAAGTGGAGCGCTCCATAAGGATGGTGGAAAAATATCTTGCTTTTGCGAAGAAAAACAGCGGTGTTGGTTTCCTCGCCGATTCTTCGGCAAAGGCTGTGGAATTCCTCGGTTTTGAAAAGATAGATCATACCAGTGAAGTGACTCTTCTCGTTCCTTCCAGTGAGAATCTGAGTCAGGCAGACACCACGGGGGGCGATTACGATCAGATTCCAGAGATCGTTTCCAGATTTTTCGAAGTCGAGAATGTTGTTCGATACACCGTAGAAGACGGTCCCGAGTTCGTTGAAGGTGATTTGATCTTCGATTTTGTAGCCGACATACCGAACGAAAAGGCTTTGAAAGCCCATCTGAGCCTTCCGGCAGAAAAGACCGTTTACTTCGTTCTGAGAAATCCGTTCGATGTCAGGTATTTCGAGGGAAGAAAGATAGTCGTCACAAGATCGACGAAACCCATTTCTATCTATAAATCCTTAGAACATTTTTTAGGGAGGTGTGATTCATGA
- a CDS encoding ROK family transcriptional regulator, with translation MNISPTQHKILKLLIENEKISMREISEKLSVNMSTVSRNFRSLLESGFALKVEEASPGSSGGRKTALYTANPNKFFVLGIGVEQNRLIGVVIDAKGNEVEKSEIHRNFRGDEIVNALVDCVMAFKESYPSTVGISIGMPGIIKENKVIFSSALGIEDLDLGGILSREFGTEIFVLNDANAAVVGYGFQKKNVVYFLISVPYYLNQPVGVGAGLWLEGSLYQGSNGAAGEFEIDILPPILSEPATLDEVDLKNLSSDSLLKLLSKLSEVASFVSYLLDPETVIFGGDITLFSHEFHSELAKNVQDRLEKRHISDVEVLFDERGLWTVAFGAAKAFWKRILEDYEFAGKILK, from the coding sequence TTGAATATTTCACCCACTCAACACAAGATTCTCAAACTTCTCATAGAAAACGAAAAGATATCGATGAGAGAAATCAGTGAAAAGCTTTCTGTGAACATGTCCACCGTGTCCAGGAATTTTCGTTCTCTGCTGGAATCGGGTTTTGCTCTGAAGGTCGAAGAAGCATCTCCTGGTTCCTCGGGAGGTAGAAAAACCGCTCTCTATACGGCAAACCCGAATAAGTTCTTCGTTCTGGGGATTGGAGTTGAGCAGAACAGGTTGATCGGTGTTGTGATCGATGCGAAGGGAAACGAGGTTGAAAAAAGTGAAATACACAGAAACTTTCGTGGAGATGAGATCGTAAACGCTCTTGTTGATTGTGTTATGGCTTTTAAAGAAAGCTATCCGAGTACAGTGGGAATTTCCATCGGTATGCCTGGAATCATAAAAGAAAACAAGGTGATCTTTTCTTCGGCCCTCGGTATTGAAGATCTCGATCTTGGAGGAATTCTCTCCAGGGAATTTGGAACAGAGATTTTCGTTCTTAACGACGCAAACGCGGCAGTTGTGGGATACGGTTTTCAAAAGAAAAATGTAGTTTATTTTCTGATCTCTGTTCCTTACTATCTGAACCAGCCGGTGGGTGTTGGAGCGGGACTCTGGCTGGAAGGAAGCCTGTACCAGGGTTCCAACGGTGCCGCGGGTGAATTCGAAATTGACATCCTGCCGCCCATTCTGTCTGAACCAGCCACACTCGATGAAGTAGATTTGAAAAACCTTTCTTCCGATTCACTCTTGAAGCTTCTTTCGAAGCTTTCGGAGGTTGCTTCTTTCGTTAGCTATCTTTTAGATCCCGAAACCGTGATTTTTGGTGGAGACATAACGTTGTTTTCCCATGAGTTTCATAGTGAGCTGGCAAAGAACGTTCAGGACCGCCTTGAAAAAAGACACATCTCTGACGTTGAGGTTCTCTTCGATGAAAGAGGTCTCTGGACGGTCGCCTTCGGTGCAGCAAAAGCCTTCTGGAAAAGGATTCTGGAAGACTACGAGTTCGCCGGCAAGATTCTGAAATGA
- a CDS encoding peroxiredoxin: MEGRIPLIGEEFPRLEVKTTHGKKILPDDFRGKWFVLFSHPADFTPVCTTEFVAFQKRYDEFKKLNTELIGLSIDQVFSHIKWIEWIKEKLGVEIEFPVIADDLGEVSRRLGLIHPSKGTNTVRAVFIVDPNGIIRAIVYYPQEVGRNIDEILRAVRALQTSDEKGVAIPANWPSNELINDSVIVPPASSVEEARERLESKDFECYDWWFCYKKV, encoded by the coding sequence ATGGAAGGAAGAATTCCTCTCATAGGTGAAGAGTTCCCAAGATTGGAAGTGAAGACCACTCATGGAAAAAAGATTCTTCCGGACGACTTCAGGGGAAAGTGGTTCGTTCTCTTCAGCCATCCGGCTGATTTCACTCCGGTGTGTACCACCGAGTTCGTTGCGTTTCAGAAGAGGTACGATGAGTTCAAAAAACTCAACACGGAACTCATAGGTCTCAGCATCGACCAGGTTTTTTCACACATCAAGTGGATCGAGTGGATCAAGGAAAAACTGGGAGTCGAAATCGAATTTCCTGTCATAGCAGATGACTTAGGAGAAGTTTCCAGAAGGCTCGGATTGATTCATCCCAGCAAGGGAACAAACACAGTGAGGGCCGTTTTCATAGTCGATCCGAACGGAATCATAAGGGCCATCGTCTACTACCCGCAGGAAGTTGGAAGAAACATCGATGAAATTCTCAGAGCGGTGAGAGCTCTTCAGACGTCAGATGAAAAAGGAGTTGCCATTCCTGCCAACTGGCCAAGCAACGAGCTCATAAACGATTCTGTGATCGTTCCTCCGGCAAGCAGTGTGGAAGAAGCAAGAGAGAGACTGGAATCGAAAGATTTCGAGTGCTACGACTGGTGGTTCTGCTACAAAAAGGTATAA
- a CDS encoding O-antigen ligase family protein translates to MEILFYIMYVVVALFSSRKLTYEFSVPKYALITVFLSVMFFMILMKILRKEKLEIRFNMAHVAFFAFAISALLSTINVYRDNPVYFRYSFDIAIYVLLMFFTSIFISNFFVTKERIRRFLTVSVALAGFIAFDALLNFYGGVDVFLGSVGSPFSRATVKATIGNVNFVSNFLSLNLPLAIYLIASADFKRKEASVIKVIASVSALLIVSGILVSQTRSLYVANIISLCIFSVFYMIFRKKKVSKETDREVLSMSKALTTFVLIASIVLVVLYNLPTPLNGYGMVSPAGRIQAVAEVSSWHERLLSWFSSIYQWRTHKILGTGIGTYQILTINYMGDVIEDHPILMYGWNNFKRTHNDYLQVLGEMGIVGFVSVVFLALSLGILFFKIIRRITVRDDLLLFLTLASSFITFMMHSAFSFPAHLLPNGFLVMTIASIAVGGYFYDGRKVEIQRKKVVVFGTIVLLVGVVSAYLKWNYFISEVYFKWGNSAYLSIRKVEEDMAKLDNYEQQVKTAMEELSSLSGRYSYLKSDEFKKFVESQNLPVKPSNLEIERLRLETIQKERQKLQNALQQIASYRNQLTNQKIELYRKAKEYFLKSVQVNKTYGRSYFYLASLATSEYRIDELKAKLKTKEDYNAFFEQNFDDYQKVVFSDVKKTDLTFLENASLSTINDLGEDNLITAQVLLDSVSLYLSSLKSFNERNTYRGLATRYVGLHQIMKILFSKAQDDLIQKAFAELTSRYFDSFTNYAKLTVKILPGAWNRFPDWKHYDLRKAVAGQDIYRYFATKAAEAQPLTVQKNREFLFYLAKKEIWAVESMSKAGVWGVPDGVLDFLHAMPFEYVSSNNRQEALFVSEDVLKIYNESYRNAKESISLYESRAEKTFESVLEELKEYLESNLGKEYANQFEKLFKDLFESFKNLNWLSINVQEMNKFISEKNYTYKLNPWAELLVERMKNFESYMKQKNVEASRISEVLSRIYNDLYELRDVLVFERYIRFLEHYRLILNDARNFLRTLEKAYSVASDEEWKMILEDWSVNLWNDEKFETKDQVMERLKKSEEFLKTIEESL, encoded by the coding sequence ATGGAGATTCTGTTTTACATCATGTACGTTGTCGTTGCCCTTTTCTCGTCCAGGAAACTCACGTACGAGTTCAGCGTTCCAAAGTACGCTTTGATCACGGTGTTTCTGAGCGTCATGTTCTTCATGATCCTGATGAAGATTCTCAGGAAGGAGAAACTGGAAATCAGATTCAACATGGCCCACGTGGCTTTTTTTGCCTTCGCTATCTCCGCTCTTTTATCTACGATAAATGTCTATCGCGATAATCCTGTCTATTTCAGATATTCCTTTGACATAGCGATCTACGTTCTTCTCATGTTCTTCACATCGATCTTCATCTCGAACTTCTTTGTTACAAAGGAGAGAATAAGGAGATTCCTCACAGTCAGTGTGGCTCTTGCGGGATTCATAGCTTTCGACGCGCTTTTGAACTTCTACGGCGGTGTCGATGTTTTTCTTGGAAGTGTGGGGAGTCCCTTTTCGAGGGCAACCGTGAAGGCGACCATAGGAAACGTGAACTTCGTTTCGAACTTTCTCTCCCTGAACCTTCCGCTCGCTATCTATCTCATAGCGTCAGCCGATTTCAAAAGAAAAGAAGCGTCCGTAATCAAAGTGATAGCTTCAGTTTCTGCGCTTCTCATAGTTTCGGGAATACTGGTGTCTCAGACGAGATCGCTGTACGTTGCGAACATCATCTCCCTCTGTATTTTCTCTGTGTTCTACATGATCTTCAGAAAAAAGAAGGTTTCGAAAGAGACAGACAGAGAAGTTCTGAGTATGAGTAAAGCTCTCACGACTTTCGTTCTGATCGCTTCGATCGTCCTCGTTGTTCTCTACAATCTTCCCACTCCTCTGAACGGTTACGGAATGGTATCTCCCGCAGGAAGAATTCAGGCGGTTGCCGAGGTGAGTTCCTGGCACGAGAGGCTTCTGTCCTGGTTCTCATCGATATACCAGTGGAGAACACACAAGATTCTCGGTACCGGAATCGGAACGTATCAGATTCTCACGATAAACTACATGGGAGATGTTATAGAAGACCACCCGATTCTGATGTACGGCTGGAACAACTTCAAGAGAACGCACAACGATTACCTTCAGGTTCTTGGAGAAATGGGAATTGTCGGATTTGTTTCCGTCGTCTTTCTCGCTCTGTCGCTTGGGATACTGTTCTTCAAAATAATTCGAAGGATCACGGTACGGGATGATCTCTTGCTCTTTCTGACACTTGCCAGTTCTTTCATCACGTTCATGATGCACAGCGCGTTCAGCTTTCCGGCGCATCTACTTCCAAACGGTTTTCTTGTGATGACAATTGCTTCCATAGCGGTTGGTGGGTACTTCTACGACGGAAGGAAAGTGGAGATTCAACGAAAGAAGGTCGTTGTGTTTGGAACGATCGTTCTTCTGGTTGGTGTCGTTTCCGCTTACTTGAAATGGAACTACTTCATTTCTGAAGTTTATTTCAAATGGGGAAATTCTGCCTATCTTTCTATAAGGAAAGTGGAAGAAGACATGGCCAAACTGGACAACTACGAACAGCAGGTAAAGACAGCCATGGAAGAGCTGAGCTCTCTGAGTGGACGTTACAGTTACCTGAAATCCGACGAATTCAAGAAGTTCGTTGAAAGTCAGAACCTTCCGGTGAAGCCTTCTAACCTGGAGATAGAAAGATTGAGGCTCGAGACCATTCAAAAAGAAAGGCAGAAGTTGCAGAACGCTCTTCAGCAGATAGCATCTTATAGGAATCAACTCACGAATCAAAAAATAGAACTCTACAGGAAAGCGAAAGAGTACTTCTTGAAATCCGTTCAAGTGAACAAAACGTACGGAAGATCTTATTTCTACCTTGCATCGCTTGCAACAAGCGAGTACCGAATCGACGAATTGAAAGCGAAGCTGAAGACAAAAGAGGATTACAATGCGTTTTTTGAACAGAACTTTGATGATTACCAGAAGGTGGTCTTTTCGGATGTGAAGAAGACTGATCTGACGTTTCTTGAGAACGCGAGTCTTTCCACGATCAACGATCTGGGAGAGGACAATCTCATCACCGCTCAGGTCCTCCTCGATTCCGTTTCTCTGTACCTTTCCTCTTTGAAGTCTTTCAACGAGAGAAACACATACAGAGGCCTTGCAACAAGGTATGTAGGGCTTCACCAGATCATGAAGATTTTGTTCTCGAAAGCCCAGGACGATCTGATACAGAAAGCCTTCGCTGAGTTGACATCAAGGTATTTCGATAGTTTCACGAATTACGCGAAGCTCACGGTGAAGATTCTTCCGGGTGCGTGGAACAGATTTCCCGACTGGAAACACTACGATCTCAGGAAAGCCGTTGCGGGGCAGGATATCTACAGATATTTCGCTACGAAAGCTGCGGAAGCTCAACCGCTCACCGTTCAGAAGAACAGAGAGTTTCTATTCTACCTTGCTAAAAAAGAAATCTGGGCAGTTGAAAGCATGAGCAAAGCGGGTGTCTGGGGAGTTCCAGATGGTGTTCTCGATTTTCTGCATGCGATGCCTTTCGAATACGTCTCTTCAAACAATCGTCAGGAGGCCTTGTTCGTATCCGAAGACGTCCTGAAGATTTACAATGAGAGCTACAGAAACGCAAAAGAATCCATATCGCTGTACGAAAGTAGAGCAGAAAAGACATTTGAAAGCGTTCTGGAGGAACTGAAGGAATACCTCGAAAGTAATCTGGGAAAAGAGTACGCGAATCAATTCGAAAAACTCTTCAAGGACCTTTTTGAAAGCTTCAAGAATCTGAACTGGCTGTCCATCAACGTTCAGGAAATGAACAAATTCATATCAGAGAAGAACTACACGTACAAGTTGAATCCATGGGCAGAACTTCTCGTAGAAAGGATGAAAAACTTCGAAAGCTATATGAAGCAAAAAAATGTTGAAGCTTCCAGAATCAGCGAAGTGCTTTCCAGGATCTACAACGATCTGTACGAACTCAGAGATGTTCTTGTTTTCGAAAGATACATAAGATTCCTCGAACACTACAGGCTCATTCTGAACGATGCAAGGAACTTCTTGAGAACTCTGGAAAAAGCCTACAGCGTAGCTTCTGATGAGGAGTGGAAGATGATACTGGAAGACTGGAGCGTGAACCTCTGGAACGATGAAAAGTTCGAAACAAAAGATCAAGTGATGGAACGATTGAAGAAATCAGAAGAATTTTTGAAAACGATAGAAGAAAGCTTGTAG
- a CDS encoding glycosyltransferase family 4 protein, whose protein sequence is MAFLLSFLLSLFGVWFFGRIAKRLNIVDRPDGVLKPHGRETPYLGGLGIFVGVLPFLWNDTVVLLSASIALALGLMDDLFSISPFSRLIAEFGISLLLVWRFIGLDNLLVSAFWLFFVVVLINSVNMMDGMDGLCGSLVALSALSYFFLVRGVFFENLSLSLLGASLGYLVFNFPPARIFMGDAGSYLMAVLLSAIVLSQNRFASFDTFLTMIFPLWIFFLDFLASVLRRYRNKKSIFRGDRDHMYDKLSRRFGVKRALFIMIATHAVFCGFSFGALGNIVMSGVTLVLAVVFSFVLIKGLRLLHYD, encoded by the coding sequence ATGGCTTTTCTTTTGAGTTTTCTTTTGAGTCTGTTCGGTGTCTGGTTCTTCGGAAGAATTGCGAAAAGACTGAACATCGTGGACAGGCCGGATGGTGTTCTGAAGCCTCACGGGAGAGAAACACCTTACCTGGGTGGGCTGGGAATATTTGTGGGGGTCCTTCCGTTCTTGTGGAACGACACGGTGGTTCTTCTTTCGGCATCGATCGCTCTTGCTCTGGGATTGATGGATGATCTGTTCTCTATTTCTCCCTTTTCAAGGTTGATCGCAGAATTCGGCATTTCGCTTCTGCTCGTGTGGCGATTCATCGGCCTCGACAATTTACTGGTTTCCGCTTTCTGGTTGTTCTTTGTCGTTGTTCTCATAAATTCCGTGAACATGATGGACGGTATGGATGGGCTCTGTGGAAGTCTTGTGGCTCTGTCGGCGCTCTCCTATTTCTTTCTGGTTAGAGGCGTGTTCTTCGAAAACCTATCTCTCTCCCTTCTCGGTGCATCTCTTGGCTATCTTGTTTTCAATTTTCCACCCGCGAGGATCTTCATGGGCGATGCGGGAAGTTATCTGATGGCTGTTTTGCTATCCGCGATCGTTCTTTCCCAGAATCGATTTGCCTCTTTCGATACATTCCTCACGATGATTTTTCCTCTCTGGATCTTCTTTTTGGATTTTCTGGCGAGTGTTCTGAGGAGGTACAGGAACAAAAAATCGATCTTCAGAGGAGACAGGGATCACATGTACGACAAGCTTTCCCGAAGATTCGGGGTGAAAAGAGCTCTCTTCATCATGATAGCAACGCACGCTGTGTTCTGTGGGTTCAGCTTTGGAGCTCTGGGAAATATCGTAATGAGTGGTGTGACGCTCGTTTTAGCCGTTGTGTTTTCTTTTGTTCTCATCAAAGGCCTCAGGCTTCTTCATTACGATTGA
- a CDS encoding PHP domain-containing protein, whose translation MIDMHLHSTFSYDGKAEIDGIISQVQKLGIEHFCITDHYEYENGELVHDFNVEEYFLTMEKYDLPKGAEISWDGVGEAIFPEGFDYLLLGIHRYDENLPPDELARDYLERTLFVMERVKFHTLAHLDYPARYAKADFKANRDLIEKILVFLVKNERVLEINTAGLFKHGKPNPDYWIVEMYYDLGGRVVTIGSDAHESQHIGRGIEEVMKELKKFDFEYLVVDGKKLVTVKPR comes from the coding sequence ATGATAGACATGCACCTTCACTCCACGTTTTCCTACGACGGAAAGGCAGAAATAGACGGCATAATCTCTCAAGTGCAGAAGCTCGGCATCGAACATTTCTGTATCACAGATCACTACGAATACGAAAACGGAGAACTCGTTCACGATTTCAACGTTGAAGAGTACTTTCTCACCATGGAGAAATACGATCTTCCGAAGGGAGCGGAGATCAGCTGGGATGGTGTGGGAGAGGCGATTTTTCCCGAGGGTTTCGACTACCTTCTTCTTGGGATACATCGGTACGATGAGAACCTTCCACCGGATGAGCTCGCAAGAGACTATCTTGAGCGAACGCTCTTTGTGATGGAAAGGGTGAAATTCCACACACTTGCACACCTGGACTATCCGGCAAGATACGCGAAGGCAGATTTCAAAGCGAACAGAGATTTGATAGAAAAGATTCTGGTGTTCCTCGTGAAAAACGAAAGGGTCCTTGAAATCAACACCGCTGGTCTCTTCAAGCACGGGAAACCCAACCCGGACTACTGGATAGTGGAGATGTATTACGACCTCGGTGGGAGAGTCGTAACGATCGGCTCGGACGCACACGAATCGCAACATATAGGTCGAGGAATAGAAGAAGTCATGAAAGAACTCAAAAAGTTCGATTTCGAGTACCTCGTCGTCGATGGGAAAAAACTCGTCACCGTGAAACCGAGGTGA